tttcaatggtggtaatggtgtaaagtaagtaacttttgtaactgtaaaaacactaaatcgtctggtcccgtgtttgaaagtgaaaaaaacccacatttgtcagcggtggaacatctttaacggataagattttaacaaaaagaGCAAAACATTTACCAATAGGGTGTTAATTACTTCCAGTGTTTATTGACAGTTGTTACGACGTAGTACAAGAGAACATCAGAACCCTATATTCCCATACTATATATCTACTATAAAACTAATTTATTGCTGTAGATGATGTGAACGATTTTTAATATCGGGACATTAAAAGCAGATGTTATTTTGTATGAAGTGTGAGTGATAATTTCTTATGTAGATGTAAGGTGATCTGTGTGGTCACGGCTCGCTGATCACACCACAGAGAGCGTGAGAAAGTTAGCTTTCCTCCTTATCTACTATATACATAATCATATAAAGTTTAATGTTGCGAAACACCTTTGTATCCGTAATGCTAATCtgtgtttgtgtgaagtgtggCAGTGAGAATCTActtcatatatgaaaaatggCAAAATATTTGATGTTTGATAATTTCTACCAAAAAGGTCATTGTTTTACTGTAGCAGTAACAGGTAAATTGAGTGTCACGTCACTAGTAGTATACACATACTTATAACTGTCTTTCTTCCGGTTGCACTATGTAAATATTAACTACGTTTATAAAGTAAACTATTTAGTctggttttgtatttatttgcCTTCAGTTGAAATGATGTTAGATACGTTTGGCGTGTCTCCCTGAAAGTACTAGATAGTGTTTATTGATGGGACTACTTACCCTCGGTATAGTGCTATCCCACTATAACAGGCCACCAGAGACAGCGATCAGCACACCCCGCTTGGTCACATTTTCCCTATCCTTCTAAAGTAATTCAATAATAATAGCTAAATCAAGATAGACATTGAAATAAGATGAGATAGGgtaaacaaaatacaagatCATTGGACAACATGTATCCTGATGAACCAGTAAAGAATTAATACAGTTACAAAACATCGATATTGATCATTAGGACTATTATATCAACCATTATATATAAACCGGATCTAGTAAATTCTACAATGCAAAATATCGTCACTTTGAATAGGTAGAACGTAACTGTTCTACCACAAAAATCACCTATTTATAATTACCTAACAAACAATTCGTACTAATTTACACATAATAACTTAACCAATCACAGATGTATTTTGCATACAGTAAATGGAAACTTTTGCGCAATCTTATATCAGTGTAAAACATCCTTTTTACGTTCTTGATGTGTATGTTAATTGTTTTCCTAATTATCGTTTTTCGTTGTACTGTTTCCggtaatgaattttatttcctATGCTGTTTATGTTGAGTATGTATGTGATGAGGAGTACGCCGATATATAATTATTAGACTGATGATAAACGTTTCCTTGTTAAGCaagtattgttttttttcttcgaaATTTAGTGGTGTAATACACCTTAGGTTATTAATCATCAACACCTTATGTGTATATAGTCCATATTAGTGATATTAGCCTGTATGTATATTAATTGATACAATGTcgtaagctatatatatacacctacACACGTAGATATGACAATGTCTCGTGCGGTGCGGAAGCAGATGTTAATACAGGATAGTTCTTTTAAACTTTGACCTATGGCGGTTGGTATCACTTTTAAACATTCAACTAAATCACATTCTTTTTCTGTCCTCTGGAGGTATTTTCCCACGAGCTGGTACAATAGATGACATTCCTGCACACATAAGGCCAGGTTAGCGATAAGGCCTTCATGAGACATTTTATAGACTCTTTGTGAATCCGGCTGCTTATCGCTCTCCGTGTTTACATAGTCATTCAACCATTTAGACGTACCAAAGTGGGCGGGGTTTTCCCACACTTTCACAAAACCAGCAGATAATCACAGCGGCACGTGGACCTATTTAGTTAACAAATGGCAAACATTTTGATTGACAGCCACGCAACGTGACAGTTCTAACCACCTGCCGGAGACCAATGGAATGTTCGCAGCCACGAGACTAAGCGCGCCGATATGGCTATCCTATAATCTGATTGGCTGCGTGTACTGGAATGAAGTAGAGGCGTGTTTTCATTGGTCGAGTGTGACGGATTTTTACCGTGGGAAAGGGCAACAAACATGCCATTAGATCTGATATGGGAGTATATATCAGAGTGTAGGCTGAAGGTAGAGcatttaaaattttatcttCGTACCGTACGCACCTCGGATTAACAGTGAtatcaaacaacaacatgtCCGTACAAAGTATGGAGTGTGGTCATAccacaaaagaaaagaaagcatCACTTAGAAAGGTAAGttataaatagatttatttatacataatatattaataaaaaattatttaattctgCAGTTTTTCTATTTCTATGAAACAAATTATAATGTTTGTTATTTTGACTATTTACAGAGTAACAAGCCAATCATGGAAAAGAAAAGGAGGGCCCGTATTAACAGTTGTCTGTCCCAGCTGAAGACTTTGGTGCTGGAAGCTATGAGAAAAGATGTAAGTTTCATCATGTACGTCATAATGATATTGTAGTTTTGGCTCGGGGcaaaaatcatgtaatatgaTATACGTATTAATAGTCTCGTGCTTCGTCATAGTGCATCGGGATTAGTGGACTAAGGGACGGGCCACAGGGGTTAGATATATCGATTGATCATTAATCATGGTAATCGATATCTTACCTATCTTTCAACAGGTAATTTATCTACACTCGCAACTCAATTTATACATATAAGATAAGTTAATGTTAAAGTCCAAAGTATTATGTGAGCGAACTTAATAATATTAATCTTATATTATATTGGATGAGTTAGCGCTATCGTAAACATATGACAATTCACGCTTCAATGAACATCAGAGAGACGTCACGATAGATGTACAGGTGATATATATAACCGTTAGAGTGTTAAGGGTGGTGGATTTGAAATTGGCGAACAAAGAACAACAAGTTTGAGTCGGATGAATCCGTTGATGACTGCTGGCACATTAACATACAGATGGCCAGATTTTAAATCTTCACTGATGTACGATGATGTAATTGTTAATCAAGTCTACTGTTACATCCTGACACCTGTGGTGTTTACCTGTGTTTATAGTTAAAATGATTACTTATGTCAatttatttggtatttttcagAGTTCACAATACTCTAAACTGGAGAAAGCTGATATTTTGGAGATGACTGTGAAACACCTGAGGAATTTACAGAGGCAGCAGATGTCCACCGCTCTAGCCTCAGACCCCAATGTTGTGTCAAAATACCGCGCGGGATTTAAAGAATGTGCGGGAGAAGTGGTGAAATACCTAAACACATCTCAGAATGTGAATGACGATATGCGTTCTCGTATCATGACCCACCTGTCTGGTGTGGTGCCATCAGTACCTAACCATCCCCAAACTCAGCAGCAGCAGCACCTAACACCTGTACAGCTAGCACCTGTGTCTCAGCCAAATCACCCTCAGCGTCAGAGTATGGAGCCACTTAGTGTTCAAATCCCTACTCAGCAACACTCTCAGAACAATAGCAGTAACACAGGCAGCTTTAACCTAGCATCTTCTGCTGAGAACATGTGTCTTCTTAGGCCCGGAATTGTatcacaacaacaaacaaaccaacaacaTGTTTTAAATCAATCTTCTCCAACATTCGTGAACATTGCTACTCCAGTGTGCTCggacaataaaacacaaatttccGGATCTTTCCAAATTCTTCCCGGAAACGTTTATAATGGACCAGTGGCGGTGTATGTTGGTCCCGTTAATGACAATCAGACCTCGCCGTCAACCACAGCTCTGCCAGTGTTCACTGTACAGGTCCCCTCACAACAGCCTAACGCGTCATCGCCAACAAAAAACAAGGAAAACGTGTACTCAAAGGCCAACCAGGACTATACCATTATGTCAAAACAGGAACAATTATTAAACATGAGCCATATGGATTGCCATGACTCTAACGTGTACAATGACCGGCTATGGAGGCCGTGGTGAACCAATGTTGTGACTATATAATGACTAACTCAGGGCAAACCAAAGTGCTTCCAGACAGTGTGATTAAGAAGGGGCCAAAACAGAACTGGGCAGTTATCCCAGAACAGTGCTATTTTGTTATTAACTTgttgatttttgaattttttattcCAATTATTAAATTTGTTATCAAATGGTTATCTGACttattttatctatttgatCATACGTCTGTTTGGCGTTTGATGCTTGTCGTCCTGGGCCAAAGTTTCATCAATTAGGAAACTTAATGTCAGGGAATTTTGGAAATTCCCTAAGATAAAGAATCATTATAAAGATTCAATTAatagagattttttttaaaatttcagtaaATACTAAAATTGATGAAACTAAGAGCCATATAGAAAGCACGGACTGCATTACTGGTTACAACTACTGACTTACTACCATATCGctatataatgtaacactattcCTACACCGATGATGGCTACTTATTGACAAAACGACAAGTAAACTGGCACCATTAGCCgcagaaaacaaataatttgaaacatattaaaaaaaaaacaagtataGAGATAGAGTTATACTAGCAAAGAATAtcggtatatttttaaagatccAAATGCAAAACGTCTGCAACAAAATCTGAATTACTTTTCTCTTTGATATCgcattatagaaaaaaatacgacagcaaATGACTAACATATGTTCAAGTATATACCAAGACTACACGTATATACGAGACTAATGACAGCAGTTATAAGGAATTGAATCTTAAGACGTTTAGTAAATTGTAAATGCAATGATAACGAAGAATGCCACTATCTGAACGTCCCAAGACAAGCGGCGTGGTCAGATGTCATATTTGTAAAGATATAGACTGATGCTCTACAAGTCAAGGAAAAGAACTATTATTCACCCTGAATGTCAAATGTTTCAGGAACTACAAAACGTTGAGGTGAGCAAACCTTAAACATGACAAATCATCATGGATAGAGCGTCCTATTCTATAGTTTATACATtcgaaacaaaacaaaatatgctGTATAGGTAGAATCGCAGTACTAAAAGATAAACACACATAAGACAGTCGATGTttcataaaatgaatatttatttgttttaataaaaatgaagtcaaaattttgttttaaagtaaaGGTATGTATCCATAGAGATAAGCATGATATTTGTATTAGCAAACAGAATCGCAACAAGTCTGACAAATCCTCTCGATATTTTCCTCAATTCCAAGAAAAAATACACTTGTACATTTTTCATTTGGGTATGAGtaattcgtgttatgtcttcttgaaAAGCAACAAGTTTGGATATTGAGGCATGCGTTGTCGTCCTCTATCACTCGTTATATTGAATAGATACAGGTTAACACTATGTAAACGTCTCCCAAGTTCTCGGATATTGAATCTAATTCGCTCGGTGATACAACACCAAGTCCGAAGCTCGTGACCAATTATgctgattttaattttaaggtGGTGTTCCTGATAAACAGATTGATAGCATTAAAACCAGGATGTATACCCGCGACATCGCAATTACGTAGTTGATGCGTGTCGGTACCTTTTTACAAGTAAACAACCCAACTAATGCGTGCGTACCCAAATGGAATCAAgattgtttttataaaacacacgTGGCTCAAGCTCTATGTACTTCTGTCCACATATATCTTGACAATCATACACCAATTTGAGATGGCTAATGAATGCTAATCATTTAACGCAATACATAACCTTAGATTTCATGCTTTTTATCAGTGTTTTACTGCGATAGACGACTATCAGATCGGGGTGTAATTGAATAATCAAGTTTCTCTTAACATCATACACAGCAGCTTGCCACTGACGTGTATACATGACTGATTTAAATCAATTCGTCTGTAGATTTGCAAAAGTGTATCGAATGGTTCTGGGTCAAAAACAGGCTTCTTTCCCACGACATCGGCTGGTCACGTGGTTGTTAGGAAAACTTGATCCCTGACCGCGTCTCGTGACGCAAGCGTGCCTGTGAGAGATACGTTTACAACAGTTTCGTGGTGTACGCGGGCGGAACGGCGGGGTCAGAGATAAAAAAGGGAAAACGTGGGTTTCAGCTCGTGTGGTCGGGTCTAATTTCGGATTCTAGAGTCATTTAGTTGGTTATGGaatttaatgataataaacCGTAACAAATAACAGTAACAGGTGTTTGGAGATTTGAGTAATATCCACAGTGGCCTAACATATTCACTAGTAACGGAATCAGGTCCACATTATCGACAGAAATGTAAGTCcagaagtaaaataaaaactaatttcACATCTtcgctattaataggacgttaatttattaaacaaacaaatctttcACTACTAACAGAATCAATGCCATGTGATCGTTGTCTTTTTCTGTTTTCTCCAGTATGGATTCCTAATTAAAGGGAGTTTTTATTCTTTCACTAGTAaataaaggggaataactcccACATGTGTGTAAGCTGAAAttagaaactatacatgtacattggaaATTGTTTTGCGAATAATTTGCCCTTTCAATGTTTTTTGATATAgacattttgtttatgaaatgtCCTTTGTATGCCAACAACACGTATTTAACTTATTATAAAAGTATGATATTTCTAACTTATAACTCTCCATTGTATTGGGCATTTTAGTCTTGTTTCGGAATTAAACGTTATTTATATGTTTGgtttgattgtttgattaattaacgtcctattaacagccagggtcatgtaaggacggcctcccatgtatgtggtgtgtagcgtgtgtggagtgcgaggtgcgtgttttgggagactgcggtatgttcgtgttttgtcttcttgtatagtggaactcttaccctttttatagtgctatataactTAAGAATACTGCCgaacacaacaaacaacacatcccgcccggtcacattatactaacaacgggcgaaccagttgttcCACTCCAATTATGCagagcgcttagcaggagcagaaactaccacttttatagactttggtgtgtctcggccaggtgacaaaacccagagccttcctcacaggggcgaacgctcaactcaagccaaaagtgaggcgatgccaagggagacattaggaaagattaagTCACTTAGGATGaagaaaaagataagatcccaaatttagtcgccttttacgatcatgcaataggggaagcaggtacaattctaacgctctacctgCACGActagtttgattaattaacgtcatggtcatgtcaggacggccttccatatatgcggtgtgtagtgtgaATGtagtgcaaggtgcgtgttttgggagattgtggtacatgtatattcgttttttgttttcttgtagtgctatatcactgaagcatgctgccgaagacaccaagccaCACACttcactcggtcacattatactgacaacgggcgtaCCACTTGATGTCGAGTTCAACCGAAAATCAAAAAcgaggcggtgtcaaggaagaTATTAGGgaagattttgtttgtttgattaattaatgtcctattaaagTGAattaagaagaagagaaaaagtTAAGATCGTTAATTTAGTTTCCCTTTTCTATCATGTAATAGAGATCCAATAgatgtacaattctaacgtcctacctgcaAGGCAATAAGATGGTGTGTTACcacatatttttgtatttacgGCGACTAAATACCTAACATGTACGAATCATCCATATTATACGATaatcatttaatttaattttattttgctaaccatcctatcaacagctaaagCCATTTAAGGAGAACAGTACGGTCTCTCatttgttataaataatttgtacgACCAGTGTTTAAGAGTGTAAATTTCGACTGGTATATTCTTGGGGTCTCCCTTGTCTTGTAATAATGGAAGTCCATTGCTTGATATCGTTTAAAGGCGACTAATTAcaggatattttcttttctattcttcAGAGGAGAAACTCCCTATTTTGTAGATTTGTTGGATTACAGTGTGTCCCGACTAGGAGACAGAACTCATACCCTTCTTAGGAGCAAAAGTGTGGCGGTGTCAAGGCAGATATTAAAGCAAGAAACTCAATTAGGAAGAATATAAAAGATTAGGTTTCAAATTTAGTCGCCatcaataattacatataagGCCCTACCAGAAAGGCAATCAAATGGATCTCATTATTCCTAAGATACAGAGCAGAACATCGAAGTCGGTCACCTAATTTAGTCTAAGAACGGGCGAACTATGCAAATTGATGCAATATTGCGTTTaactaaaatatgaaatttagtCGCTTTGAGCATCACGCAATGGATACAACAGCTACATTTCATTTGTTCTTTATAACCTATGTCACAAGTTACCGCCAATTACTGGTCGAAAGTTTTCATCTTTtgttcttcttcctaacttactttctCCTTCCAtgcgtctcccttgacaccacccaCGTTTGACCTtcctacttagcgctcagcatgaAGAGAGTTGGACGACTGATTAGcctgttgtcagtgtaatgtaaCCTGGTTGGGTTTGCTGCGTTGTGTCttgcagcatgcttcagtgatatagcactataaaaagacaccacatacacgggagactGTCCTTACATAACactagctgttaataagacgtaattatgataaaccaaaccaaaccatttctcttcaaaaatattttgtggTTTTGATGAAAAGTCACTGTTTCTTAATATACAAGATAGTTATAATATAGACTTTGTAATTACTTTCTCGAAGTAACATCTCGTCTGACAGCACCACAAGTTTGGCTGGTgtgcaggtagggtgttagaattgtacccgctgcccctattgcatgatcgtaaaaggcgacttaatttaggatcttatcttttctcttcttcctaactgtctttatctttcctaatgcctcccttggcatcgcctcatttttggtcttgagttgagcgttcgcccgtatgaggaaggctctgggttctgtcccctggccgagacacaccaaagtctataaaagtggtagtttcttctcctgcttagcgctcagcatacaaggagtgagacgactggttcgcccgttgtcagtataatctgaccgggtggggtgtgttgtttggtgtcttcggcggcatgcttcagtgatatagcactataaaaagggcaacagttccactatacaaga
The nucleotide sequence above comes from Argopecten irradians isolate NY chromosome 1, Ai_NY, whole genome shotgun sequence. Encoded proteins:
- the LOC138314441 gene encoding protein deadpan-like, with translation MSVQSMECGHTTKEKKASLRKSNKPIMEKKRRARINSCLSQLKTLVLEAMRKDSSQYSKLEKADILEMTVKHLRNLQRQQMSTALASDPNVVSKYRAGFKECAGEVVKYLNTSQNVNDDMRSRIMTHLSGVVPSVPNHPQTQQQQHLTPVQLAPVSQPNHPQRQSMEPLSVQIPTQQHSQNNSSNTGSFNLASSAENMCLLRPGIVSQQQTNQQHVLNQSSPTFVNIATPVCSDNKTQISGSFQILPGNVYNGPVAVYVGPVNDNQTSPSTTALPVFTVQVPSQQPNASSPTKNKENVYSKANQDYTIMSKQEQLLNMSHMDCHDSNVYNDRLWRPW